The following coding sequences lie in one Prosthecobacter vanneervenii genomic window:
- a CDS encoding CmpA/NrtA family ABC transporter substrate-binding protein, whose translation MNPSATHTRRSLLRSGATAGLGALFSGLPQGWVGSAYASAAPETTDLKFGMIALTDCSSIVVAHEKGLFKKYGINSTVSKGASWAAIRDSLTNGDIQATHMLLGMPIASTMGLGGAPKKPMIVPWIVNRNGQAITLSNTFKGKVADDPKALKPFVDEAKAKGNPLTFAMTFPPGTHAMWLRYYLAAGGINPGDAAGAGADISLITVPPPQMVANMKVGKMDGFCVGEPWNAKTIADEIGYTSIATQGIWKDHPEKVCAFTEEFAAKNPKTVKAVLKALHEASVWLDKMENREEQAKIVSAATYINCPPEAILGRLQGKYNMGDGRKYKDPNYMIFSDRNCNYPQAKYAKWWLTQLRRWGFVDTAPDYEGVAKQVMRSDIYEEAMKEIGYTHGGADDKPETLFDGVTFDPKADLEAYAASFAVKTLKA comes from the coding sequence ATGAATCCATCCGCTACGCACACTCGTCGCTCCCTCCTCCGCTCCGGCGCCACCGCCGGTCTCGGCGCCCTCTTCTCCGGCCTGCCTCAGGGCTGGGTGGGCTCAGCCTACGCTTCCGCCGCCCCAGAAACCACCGACCTGAAGTTCGGCATGATCGCCCTCACCGACTGCTCCAGCATCGTGGTGGCGCATGAAAAGGGTCTCTTCAAAAAATACGGTATCAACTCCACCGTCAGCAAAGGTGCTAGCTGGGCCGCCATCCGCGACTCCCTCACCAATGGCGACATCCAGGCCACGCACATGCTCCTCGGCATGCCCATCGCCAGCACCATGGGTCTGGGCGGCGCTCCGAAGAAACCGATGATCGTGCCGTGGATCGTCAACCGTAATGGCCAGGCCATTACCCTTTCCAACACCTTCAAAGGCAAGGTGGCTGATGACCCCAAGGCATTGAAGCCTTTCGTCGATGAAGCCAAGGCCAAGGGAAATCCGCTCACCTTTGCCATGACCTTCCCGCCGGGAACGCATGCCATGTGGCTGCGCTACTACCTTGCCGCCGGCGGCATCAACCCTGGAGACGCCGCCGGTGCCGGTGCGGACATCTCCCTCATCACCGTGCCGCCTCCCCAGATGGTGGCCAACATGAAGGTCGGCAAGATGGACGGCTTCTGCGTGGGCGAGCCCTGGAATGCCAAGACCATCGCCGACGAGATCGGCTACACCTCCATAGCCACTCAGGGTATCTGGAAGGATCACCCGGAAAAAGTCTGCGCCTTCACCGAGGAGTTTGCCGCAAAAAATCCCAAGACCGTCAAGGCCGTGCTCAAGGCCCTGCATGAGGCCAGCGTCTGGCTCGACAAGATGGAAAACCGCGAGGAGCAGGCAAAAATCGTCAGCGCTGCGACCTACATCAACTGCCCGCCCGAGGCCATCCTCGGCCGTCTGCAGGGCAAGTACAACATGGGAGACGGCCGCAAGTACAAGGACCCGAACTACATGATCTTCAGCGATCGCAACTGCAACTACCCGCAGGCCAAGTACGCCAAGTGGTGGCTCACGCAGCTCCGCCGCTGGGGTTTTGTGGACACCGCCCCTGATTACGAAGGCGTGGCAAAGCAGGTCATGCGCTCGGATATCTACGAGGAGGCTATGAAGGAGATCGGCTACACCCACGGTGGTGCCGATGACAAGCCGGAAACCCTTTTCGACGGCGTCACCTTTGATCCAAAGGCCGACCTGGAAGCCTACGCCGCGTCCTTTGCGGTCAAAACCCTCAAAGCCTGA
- a CDS encoding ABC transporter ATP-binding protein, translating into MPLIEIKGASKGYGGKGSRSEILKDINLSIEQGEFVVIVGYSGSGKSTLINLISGLVKPDSGVATIAGETITGPGPDRGLVFQNYSLLPWLTVEENIALAVDEVFKDWTPEQRKEHVNKFITMVKLGHASHKLPKELSGGMRQRVSVARTLAMNPKVLLLDEPLSALDALTRAQIQDEISEIWRENLTTVLWITNDPDEALLLADRVIPLLPTAPATLGEPILVDLERPRDRRTLNHDPKFKKLRSQLIGTLLDAKGRNKVKSAVHVTLPDILPEDLTTVNSLQFLNRSGPKRRGDNKREEVEVAA; encoded by the coding sequence ATGCCGCTTATCGAAATCAAAGGTGCCTCAAAGGGCTATGGAGGGAAAGGATCAAGGTCTGAGATCCTCAAGGACATCAACCTCTCCATTGAACAAGGCGAGTTCGTTGTCATCGTCGGTTACTCCGGCTCTGGCAAGTCCACGCTGATCAATCTCATCTCCGGTCTGGTGAAACCCGACTCCGGCGTGGCGACGATCGCCGGTGAAACCATCACCGGTCCGGGCCCGGATCGCGGGCTGGTCTTCCAAAACTACTCGCTGCTGCCATGGCTCACCGTGGAGGAAAACATCGCTCTGGCGGTAGATGAAGTCTTCAAAGACTGGACGCCCGAGCAGCGCAAGGAGCACGTGAACAAATTCATCACCATGGTGAAGCTGGGCCACGCCTCCCACAAGCTGCCCAAGGAGCTCTCCGGCGGCATGCGCCAGCGCGTCTCTGTGGCGCGCACGCTGGCCATGAACCCCAAGGTGCTCCTGCTGGACGAGCCCCTCAGCGCGCTCGATGCCCTCACCCGCGCGCAGATTCAGGATGAGATCAGCGAGATCTGGCGTGAAAACCTCACCACCGTGCTCTGGATCACCAATGATCCGGACGAGGCGCTGCTGCTGGCGGACCGCGTCATTCCGCTGCTGCCCACCGCACCCGCCACGCTCGGAGAGCCCATCCTCGTCGATCTCGAGCGTCCGCGTGACCGCCGCACGCTCAATCATGATCCCAAATTCAAAAAGCTCCGCTCGCAGCTCATCGGTACGCTGCTGGACGCCAAAGGCCGCAACAAAGTCAAATCTGCTGTGCACGTCACTCTTCCAGACATTCTGCCGGAGGATCTTACCACCGTGAACTCCCTGCAGTTCCTCAACCGCTCCGGTCCCAAACGCCGCGGAGACAACAAGCGTGAAGAAGTGGAGGTGGCAGCATGA
- the ntrB gene encoding nitrate ABC transporter permease produces MHLIQRFKLESILLPVAAILVCGLFWYLIAGKSITTEKVDEFGDKVKVTKREGLSADLPTPGETWTASRLYITEPFAKRGELDQGILRFTWMSLVLVAEGYFIALVIGTPIGFFLGLSKKFTQAFDPLIQVLRPVSPLAWLPLGMILFSGIKFVNSDGRTTFGASDAAALFTIAICAMWPTVMNTAVGVRAVPQDYLNVAKVLKLSKSRTLWKVLVPATLPYMFTGFRLSLGIAWLVIVAVEMLTGRPGVGGFLWQQYNANSYAHIILCILTIGVVGYVLDRLMSVVESRFKTA; encoded by the coding sequence ATGCACCTGATCCAACGCTTCAAGCTCGAATCCATCCTTTTGCCGGTGGCAGCAATATTAGTTTGTGGGCTTTTCTGGTATTTGATTGCCGGAAAATCCATCACGACTGAAAAAGTGGATGAATTTGGCGACAAGGTTAAAGTCACCAAACGCGAAGGTCTCTCGGCAGACCTGCCCACGCCCGGGGAGACCTGGACGGCCAGCAGGCTCTACATCACCGAGCCCTTTGCGAAACGTGGAGAGCTGGATCAGGGCATACTGCGGTTCACCTGGATGTCACTCGTGCTCGTGGCGGAGGGGTATTTCATCGCCCTGGTCATTGGCACGCCCATCGGCTTCTTCCTCGGCCTCTCAAAGAAGTTCACCCAGGCGTTTGATCCGCTCATCCAGGTGCTGCGGCCCGTTTCACCGCTGGCCTGGCTGCCGCTGGGCATGATCCTCTTCAGCGGGATCAAGTTCGTCAACTCCGACGGCCGCACCACCTTTGGTGCCTCAGATGCCGCCGCTCTGTTCACCATCGCCATCTGCGCCATGTGGCCCACCGTCATGAACACCGCCGTGGGGGTGCGTGCCGTGCCGCAGGATTACCTCAATGTGGCCAAGGTGCTGAAACTCTCCAAATCCCGCACGCTGTGGAAGGTGCTCGTGCCGGCCACACTGCCCTACATGTTCACCGGCTTCCGCCTCAGCCTCGGCATCGCCTGGCTCGTCATCGTGGCTGTGGAGATGCTCACCGGCCGCCCTGGTGTCGGCGGCTTCCTCTGGCAGCAGTACAATGCCAACAGCTACGCCCACATCATTCTCTGCATCCTCACCATCGGCGTCGTCGGCTACGTCCTCGACCGTCTTATGAGCGTGGTCGAATCCCGCTTCAAAACCGCATAA
- a CDS encoding diflavin oxidoreductase, giving the protein MSTVPIIPENAPFSVEQRAWLNGFLAGVLNRGPAAALTSPSQAASIPLLIAFGSQSGNAESLAKRLAREASGRGFAARAAGLDSLQPADLIKDKNVLLITSTWGEGDMPDNAVSFWDSINQNGSSPKFDGVQYSVLALGDKNYGDTFCLAGRKLDARLAELGARRIADRVDCDVEFDTLAKQWSSSAFTALSGSTAAPVADTAVEEETGWSKKNPFPAKLIDNTPLNTRGSSKDTRHIALSLTGSGLSYEVGDALGVFVQNCPDVVDTILAAHKLDPQAEVPLPDGGTAALRAALIAHYEIRQLYGKPAAQTGMAPAAFVADLRKLQPRLYSIASSIKAHADEVQLCVGAVRYSTDGVHHKGVASTFLADRLPLGETTGIYFHAANHFRLPADSTKPVIMVGPGTGIAPFRAFLEEREATKAPGKNWLFFGDQKRASDFLYQDQVIGWVQSGHLTRLDTAFSRDQEEKIYVQTRMLQAANELWQWLEEGAHFYVCGDAKRMAKDVDDALHTIIQTAGGKSAEEASAYVNQMKKEKRYARDVY; this is encoded by the coding sequence ATGTCCACCGTTCCTATCATACCTGAAAACGCACCCTTCTCCGTCGAGCAGAGAGCCTGGCTCAATGGCTTCCTCGCCGGTGTGCTCAATCGCGGTCCCGCAGCCGCGCTCACGTCGCCCTCGCAGGCGGCATCCATCCCGCTCCTCATCGCCTTCGGCAGCCAGAGCGGCAATGCGGAAAGTTTGGCCAAGCGGCTGGCCAGGGAAGCATCGGGTCGGGGCTTCGCAGCGCGCGCTGCGGGCCTCGACTCGCTGCAACCCGCCGATCTCATCAAGGACAAGAACGTCCTCCTCATCACCAGCACCTGGGGGGAGGGGGACATGCCGGACAATGCTGTCTCCTTCTGGGACAGCATCAACCAAAACGGCAGCAGCCCGAAATTTGACGGCGTGCAGTACAGTGTGCTCGCCCTGGGAGACAAAAACTACGGAGACACCTTCTGCCTCGCTGGCAGGAAGCTCGACGCACGCCTCGCCGAGCTGGGCGCACGCCGCATTGCTGATCGAGTCGACTGCGATGTGGAGTTTGACACCCTCGCCAAGCAGTGGAGCAGCAGCGCCTTCACCGCACTCAGCGGCTCCACCGCCGCACCCGTCGCTGACACCGCCGTCGAAGAAGAAACCGGCTGGAGCAAAAAGAATCCTTTCCCCGCAAAGCTGATCGACAACACCCCGCTGAACACTCGCGGCAGCAGCAAGGACACACGCCACATCGCTCTCTCCCTCACCGGCAGTGGCCTCAGCTACGAGGTGGGAGACGCCCTCGGCGTCTTCGTTCAAAACTGCCCCGACGTGGTGGACACCATCCTCGCCGCGCATAAGCTCGATCCCCAGGCCGAGGTGCCGCTGCCGGATGGTGGCACCGCCGCGCTGCGTGCGGCGCTCATCGCGCATTACGAGATCCGCCAGCTCTATGGAAAGCCAGCCGCGCAGACCGGCATGGCCCCCGCCGCCTTTGTGGCGGACCTGCGCAAGCTCCAGCCACGTCTCTACTCCATCGCTTCCAGCATCAAGGCGCATGCGGATGAGGTGCAACTCTGCGTAGGCGCCGTGCGCTACAGCACGGACGGCGTGCATCACAAAGGCGTGGCCTCCACCTTCCTGGCCGACCGCCTCCCCCTCGGAGAGACCACCGGCATCTACTTCCATGCGGCCAATCACTTCCGCCTGCCCGCAGACAGCACCAAGCCCGTCATCATGGTAGGTCCTGGCACCGGCATCGCCCCTTTCCGCGCCTTCCTGGAAGAGCGCGAAGCCACCAAAGCCCCCGGTAAAAACTGGCTCTTCTTTGGCGACCAGAAGCGCGCCTCCGACTTCCTTTACCAAGATCAGGTCATCGGCTGGGTGCAGAGCGGCCACCTCACACGGCTGGACACCGCCTTCAGCCGCGATCAGGAGGAGAAGATCTACGTGCAGACCCGCATGCTGCAGGCGGCCAATGAGCTCTGGCAGTGGCTGGAGGAGGGCGCGCACTTCTACGTGTGCGGAGACGCCAAGCGCATGGCCAAGGACGTGGATGACGCCCTGCACACCATCATTCAAACCGCAGGCGGCAAATCCGCCGAAGAAGCTTCCGCTTACGTGAACCAGATGAAAAAGGAGAAACGCTATGCCCGCGATGTCTATTGA
- a CDS encoding MFS transporter: MKLSTLKTSGHWPTLLTSFLYFDVSFMVWTILGALGAQIGTTLGLPPQQKGLMVAVPYLSGAFIRILLGMLVDRIGAKNTGIIAQLIVIAGMTTAWLTGLHQFSHTLMLGVVLGVAGASFAVALPQAGRWYPPHMQGLVLGLAGAGNVGVVIDAIMAPRLAVIYGWNAVFGLALIPLVLVLACYIIFSKEAQVQVKKKRLVDYAHLLKEKDAHWFCFFYTISFGGFSGLAASLIIYFTSEFHLAPVEAGTWAAMCTLVGALGRPVGGALADRLGGIRALHVFFLAAALALVLAAFAGTLPLCALGFFLASCAFGMANGSVFQLLPQRFAKDIGVMTGLVGCGGGLGGFMLASSLGYSKGLTGSYLAGLLAFATLCVLALIGLNLVKIRWRTTWGALSEARI, from the coding sequence ATGAAACTTTCCACTCTCAAGACCTCAGGCCACTGGCCCACGCTGCTCACCTCATTCCTCTACTTTGACGTCAGCTTCATGGTGTGGACCATCCTCGGCGCGCTCGGCGCGCAGATCGGCACCACGCTGGGCCTCCCCCCCCAGCAGAAGGGGCTCATGGTGGCCGTGCCCTATCTCTCGGGTGCCTTCATCCGCATCCTGCTCGGCATGCTGGTGGACCGCATCGGGGCCAAGAACACCGGCATCATCGCCCAGCTCATCGTCATCGCGGGCATGACCACCGCCTGGCTCACCGGCCTGCATCAGTTCTCCCACACGCTCATGCTCGGTGTGGTGCTCGGCGTGGCCGGCGCCAGCTTTGCCGTGGCGTTGCCGCAGGCGGGCCGCTGGTACCCGCCGCACATGCAGGGCCTGGTGCTCGGCCTGGCCGGCGCGGGAAATGTGGGCGTCGTCATTGATGCGATCATGGCTCCGCGCCTCGCCGTCATCTACGGCTGGAATGCGGTCTTTGGCCTTGCGCTCATTCCGCTGGTGCTCGTGCTGGCCTGCTACATCATCTTTTCCAAGGAGGCGCAGGTGCAGGTGAAAAAGAAGCGCCTCGTGGACTACGCCCATCTGCTCAAGGAAAAAGACGCGCACTGGTTCTGCTTCTTCTACACCATCAGCTTCGGCGGTTTCTCCGGCCTGGCTGCCTCCCTCATCATTTACTTCACCTCCGAGTTTCACCTCGCCCCGGTCGAGGCCGGCACCTGGGCGGCCATGTGCACGCTGGTCGGTGCGCTGGGCAGGCCGGTGGGTGGTGCGCTGGCAGACCGCCTCGGCGGCATCCGCGCGCTGCATGTGTTCTTCCTGGCTGCCGCGCTGGCGCTGGTGCTCGCGGCCTTTGCAGGCACGCTGCCGCTCTGCGCGCTGGGCTTCTTTCTGGCCTCCTGCGCCTTTGGCATGGCCAATGGATCCGTCTTCCAGCTGCTGCCGCAGCGCTTTGCCAAGGACATCGGCGTCATGACCGGCCTTGTCGGCTGCGGTGGCGGTCTCGGAGGCTTCATGCTCGCCAGCTCGCTGGGATATTCCAAAGGGCTCACCGGCAGCTACCTCGCCGGGCTGCTCGCCTTTGCCACGCTGTGCGTGCTGGCGCTCATCGGGCTGAATCTGGTGAAGATCCGCTGGCGCACCACCTGGGGCGCACTCTCCGAGGCCCGCATCTGA
- a CDS encoding bifunctional protein-serine/threonine kinase/phosphatase, protein MKILTTSHGIAREEGTPSSDAFALRAWDETVIAVLSDGAGSGAPAREAAQRAVSSLIEHYSARPRSWSPRQALTTFARILNQSLYQESQVRYERTEMVATLAAVVIEGDTLHGINLGDSAVYLWRNGGLHTLSTPHVEKERTNVLTRALGMQAEVEPACFTLTLQDGDVAMLCSDGVSNHISEHDLTTALSQHCSARSIVLAARQQAKDETLDDMSALVLDIQQTGRLRAMNARSLSIPATLNKGDVIDGYELIRSFHGTSRVWLAEKDGHRVVMKFAPVEAIDSAPHLEAFSHEVWNATRAQSSHFVRAYEPPALTTRCYLMEFVDAPSLAAVLRERVLSVDSAIALGKFLAEAAQVLLRLDLAHGDIKPENILCIGDYTRLTFKLVDLGSAAAIFSVSSRAGTASYLAPERFHEAPISERTEVFAIGVTLYQALAGRLPYGQIERFQTPVFHPARRLSRINPNIPSWLEAVIHRAIAIQPQRRYQHYSELLHDLCHPDRVQPFHEADTPLIERNPLVFYKIGFFILLLTTLCLAFKLLTLK, encoded by the coding sequence ATGAAAATTCTCACCACCAGCCACGGGATCGCGCGAGAGGAGGGCACTCCCTCCTCGGACGCCTTCGCGCTGCGTGCGTGGGACGAAACCGTGATCGCCGTGCTGAGCGATGGCGCAGGCAGCGGCGCACCCGCACGCGAGGCCGCGCAGCGTGCCGTCAGCTCGCTCATCGAGCACTACAGCGCACGCCCGCGCTCCTGGTCGCCGCGCCAGGCGCTCACCACTTTTGCCCGCATTCTCAATCAGTCGCTCTATCAGGAGTCCCAGGTGCGCTATGAGCGCACGGAGATGGTGGCCACGCTGGCTGCTGTGGTCATCGAGGGGGACACGCTGCACGGCATCAATCTCGGAGACTCCGCCGTGTATCTCTGGCGCAATGGCGGCCTGCACACGCTCTCCACGCCGCATGTGGAAAAGGAGCGCACGAATGTGCTCACGCGAGCGCTCGGCATGCAGGCGGAGGTGGAGCCCGCATGCTTCACCCTCACTCTGCAGGATGGCGATGTGGCCATGCTCTGCTCCGACGGTGTCTCCAATCACATCTCCGAGCACGATCTCACCACCGCGCTCTCCCAGCACTGCTCCGCACGCAGCATCGTGCTCGCCGCACGCCAGCAGGCCAAAGACGAGACGCTCGATGACATGAGCGCCCTTGTGCTGGACATCCAGCAGACCGGCCGCTTGCGCGCCATGAATGCACGCTCCCTCAGCATCCCTGCTACCTTGAACAAGGGCGATGTCATCGACGGCTACGAACTCATCCGCTCCTTCCACGGCACCAGCCGCGTATGGCTCGCAGAGAAAGACGGCCACCGTGTCGTCATGAAGTTTGCACCCGTGGAGGCCATCGACAGCGCCCCGCACCTGGAGGCTTTTTCGCATGAAGTGTGGAACGCCACCCGCGCGCAGTCCTCCCACTTTGTGCGTGCCTATGAGCCGCCCGCACTCACCACGCGCTGCTATCTCATGGAGTTTGTGGATGCGCCCAGCCTCGCCGCTGTGCTGCGGGAGCGCGTACTCTCGGTGGACTCCGCCATCGCGCTGGGAAAATTTCTCGCCGAGGCCGCGCAGGTGCTGCTGCGCCTGGATCTCGCGCATGGCGACATCAAGCCCGAGAATATCCTCTGCATCGGTGACTACACACGCCTCACCTTCAAGCTTGTCGACCTCGGCAGCGCCGCCGCCATCTTCTCCGTCTCCTCCCGTGCAGGCACCGCCAGCTATCTGGCACCAGAGCGCTTTCATGAGGCCCCTATCAGCGAGCGCACGGAGGTCTTCGCCATCGGTGTCACATTATACCAGGCTCTTGCTGGACGCCTGCCTTACGGCCAGATCGAGCGCTTTCAGACGCCCGTTTTCCATCCTGCGCGGAGGCTTTCCAGGATCAATCCCAACATCCCCTCGTGGCTGGAGGCCGTCATCCATCGCGCCATCGCCATCCAGCCGCAGCGCCGCTACCAGCACTACTCCGAGCTGCTGCACGATCTCTGCCACCCCGACCGTGTGCAGCCCTTTCATGAGGCCGACACGCCCCTCATCGAGCGCAACCCGCTCGTCTTCTACAAGATCGGATTCTTCATCCTGCTGCTCACCACGCTCTGCCTCGCCTTCAAGCTCCTCACGCTGAAGTGA
- a CDS encoding alginate export family protein, with protein sequence MKRLVPFLLAAVSAASSQTPAPKTAAPAPVPGFTLAPPPPTYAPMKMGNFTFDVQEKMRYEIRDNNFDFNSAVNSVQDAAWLLQRFRLGVGYDINPWIKLYVQGQDVREIGGDRGHTIGVNGAEGDDIFDVLKAYIQIGNAKKGFSSTLGRQFLAFGDQRLIGPLEWANQARTFDAFKFRYTATKWSVDAFTASPVNFTNYQWNKSDLLNQADHRNAFLSGVYFSTLFVPFNTTTDFYALHYRDDGQATFGTPIGATSFVTLGTLWKGDPKKLRGFDYETEMDFQTGKVGGRSLTAYAGHWAVGYNWLKSPWKPRFGLQFNYASGDGDPNDKKVGTFQNLFPTNHLFYGYMDTTGWMNMYNPQVNFSFMPTAKMKVMLDYHLYWNANNADAWYRANGTTKVRPVNTAAMNASSFRGQELDFTVSYKLNPHVNILTGYSYFIAGDYLKQTGAGSNAQFGYVQMQIDF encoded by the coding sequence ATGAAAAGGCTCGTCCCGTTCCTTCTGGCCGCCGTCTCGGCCGCGTCTTCCCAGACTCCCGCGCCCAAGACCGCCGCCCCGGCTCCTGTGCCGGGCTTCACCCTCGCTCCTCCGCCTCCGACGTATGCCCCCATGAAGATGGGGAACTTCACCTTCGATGTGCAGGAGAAAATGCGCTACGAAATCCGTGACAACAACTTCGACTTTAACAGCGCCGTCAACAGCGTGCAGGACGCCGCCTGGCTGCTCCAGCGCTTTCGCCTTGGCGTCGGGTATGACATCAATCCCTGGATCAAGCTCTACGTGCAGGGCCAGGATGTCCGCGAGATCGGCGGAGACCGTGGCCACACGATTGGCGTGAATGGCGCTGAAGGGGACGACATCTTCGACGTCCTCAAGGCCTACATCCAGATCGGAAATGCCAAGAAGGGCTTCAGCTCCACACTGGGCCGCCAGTTCCTGGCCTTTGGAGATCAGCGTCTCATCGGACCTCTGGAGTGGGCGAATCAGGCGCGCACCTTTGACGCCTTCAAGTTTCGCTACACCGCCACCAAGTGGTCTGTGGACGCCTTCACCGCCAGCCCGGTGAATTTTACTAACTACCAGTGGAACAAGTCCGATCTGCTCAACCAAGCGGACCACCGCAATGCCTTCCTCAGCGGGGTTTACTTCAGCACGTTGTTTGTGCCTTTCAACACCACCACGGACTTCTACGCCCTGCATTACCGGGATGACGGCCAGGCCACCTTTGGCACACCCATCGGCGCGACCAGCTTTGTCACTCTGGGCACTCTCTGGAAGGGGGATCCCAAGAAGCTGAGGGGCTTTGACTATGAAACAGAGATGGACTTCCAAACCGGCAAGGTGGGCGGACGCTCGCTGACCGCGTATGCAGGCCACTGGGCGGTCGGCTACAACTGGCTCAAATCCCCCTGGAAGCCACGCTTTGGCCTGCAGTTCAACTATGCCAGCGGAGACGGCGACCCGAATGACAAGAAGGTGGGCACCTTTCAGAATCTCTTTCCCACCAACCACCTCTTCTACGGCTACATGGACACCACCGGCTGGATGAACATGTACAACCCCCAGGTGAACTTCAGCTTCATGCCCACCGCCAAGATGAAGGTGATGCTGGACTACCACCTCTACTGGAATGCCAACAACGCCGACGCCTGGTATCGTGCCAATGGCACCACCAAGGTGCGCCCCGTCAACACCGCCGCCATGAATGCCAGCAGCTTCCGCGGCCAGGAGCTGGACTTCACCGTCAGCTACAAGCTCAACCCGCACGTGAACATTCTCACGGGTTACAGCTACTTCATCGCCGGAGACTACCTCAAGCAGACCGGTGCCGGCAGCAACGCCCAGTTTGGCTACGTGCAGATGCAGATTGACTTCTGA
- a CDS encoding ABC transporter ATP-binding protein produces the protein MSSTLPMLELDRLWKTYDSPKGPLTIVKNFNLKLKEGEFAALIGHSGCGKSTVLMMVAGLSDLSQGNMILAGREAAGPGPDRGIVFQSPCLLPWMTAFENVMLGVNQVYFTASKSERRQMAEYYLTIVGLGEAMHKYPGELSQGMRQRVGIARAFALQPKMLLLDEPFGMLDSLTRYELQEVLLDLWRRNRITTLMVTHDVDEAIFLSDRVIMMTDGPEAEVGDILQIPFERPRNRREIMEDPRYYELREHLITYLNDRSHIRPSRDPQFVPSPDMAAELATHGTPFPAAA, from the coding sequence ATGAGCTCAACACTCCCCATGCTCGAACTGGATCGTCTGTGGAAGACCTACGACAGCCCCAAGGGGCCGCTGACGATCGTCAAAAACTTCAATCTCAAGCTCAAGGAGGGTGAGTTTGCCGCCCTCATCGGCCACAGCGGCTGCGGCAAAAGCACCGTGCTCATGATGGTGGCCGGGCTGAGTGATCTCAGCCAGGGAAACATGATCCTGGCCGGACGCGAGGCCGCCGGACCCGGCCCGGACCGCGGCATCGTCTTCCAGTCTCCCTGCCTGCTGCCGTGGATGACGGCTTTTGAGAACGTCATGCTCGGGGTGAACCAGGTGTATTTCACCGCCAGCAAATCCGAGCGCCGCCAGATGGCCGAGTACTATCTCACCATCGTCGGTCTCGGGGAGGCCATGCACAAATACCCCGGGGAGCTCTCCCAGGGCATGCGCCAGCGTGTGGGCATCGCCCGTGCCTTTGCCCTGCAGCCCAAGATGCTGCTGCTGGACGAGCCCTTTGGCATGCTCGACTCACTCACCCGCTACGAACTGCAGGAGGTGCTGCTCGATCTCTGGCGGCGCAACCGCATCACCACCCTCATGGTGACTCATGACGTGGACGAGGCCATCTTTCTCTCCGACCGCGTCATCATGATGACGGACGGCCCCGAGGCCGAGGTGGGGGACATCCTGCAGATCCCCTTTGAGCGCCCGCGCAACCGCCGGGAGATCATGGAGGATCCCCGCTACTACGAGCTGCGGGAGCACCTCATCACCTACCTGAACGACCGCTCCCACATCCGCCCCAGCCGTGACCCGCAGTTTGTCCCCTCGCCGGACATGGCCGCGGAGCTCGCCACCCACGGCACCCCTTTCCCTGCCGCCGCCTAG